The DNA sequence aataagttTGAGTGAGACAACAGATGGCAGTAATGCAAAACTATGGATGCCAACTGCCGTGAAACTCcaacaaagaagaagaaatacTGTTGAACCTGTTATTATACAGGCTATGTGTTGAacctgtttttatattgtacGTAGGCCATTGTCGCTCTGTAGTAAACTCTTTGAAAACATGTCGAGGGGTGAGTACCCAATTTCCATAAACGGCACAAAGCAAATATATCTCCTCTGTGTTTCGTTGTTTGTTTACGTACtctctgttttcattttcagctCTAATCATTACAGCTGGTGCTGGTAAGTGTAAGCAAAGACCAGCATATAATCTAGGCcctttttaaatgtgtttgagcACGAattaaagaatagttcaccccaaatatGATGGCCCCTCAgcccatcaaagatgtagatgagtttgaaaTCGGAACAGAAATGTAGCATGACAATATCATGACAATAGCGTCAGAATGAGTTCAGTTAGCtgatataaactatataaatgaTATGCCAGTAAACcacaagctgcatgtttgtaataaacaattttattgaCTTATAAATTAGctgtcctctatccataatatagcTTTAtccagtgaaaaaatgaacaattGTCTAGTCTGAATCACTAGAGAAATGCACAGACCAAGaaccatttacaagtgaaaaccgATCTAAATAAATCTATTGGTAAATTTCGTTGTGAAAGGACAACGGGGTTAgactttttcactagagaaagcaGGACAGTTAAACGTTTCTTGCAAACAtggagcttttcacttcacacaaCATTAACCGGTGGACTGAAGTGGTGTCCATTATTTGGAttattatctctttttttttcattatctgtTTGGATACTCATTTCtccttattaaatttttttattcaaatcttttctggtgaagaaataaactcatccaTATCTTGCATGGCTTGAAGTTGAGTACCTTTTCAGAAGATTTTCATACTTGTGTGAACTACTTATTTTATAGAAGTATTTAAAATTTATTAGAAAATTTAACTGAATgctttaaactatttattttcctGTTGATTAGCTGGTGCAGTACTTCTGGCCCCTTTTGCGCTTGGCATGGCTGGGTTTACCACCGCCGGCATCACTGCAGGTTCTGTGGCAGCTGGCATGATGTCATCAGCAGCCATCTCCAGCGGTGGCGGTGTGGCTTCAGGAAGTTTGGTTGCTCTCCTCCAATCTGCAGGTATTTTCTAATCCTATATTAAGAGTATAAATGCCCTAATAAGagcaaaaaaaatgtaacacaCCTGTACTAAAATGAATTCGTCTGATAAGCTACACGTGTAACTGAATTGTTTTGAAACGGTAGTTCCTGAGTAATGTCAATGGAAGGGTTTTTATTCTAAGATGCACGTATGAACTTGTATGACATCACTGGGCTGGGTACAGCTGTTCTCTGTGTCATTCTCATTCAGTTTTTCCTGTTGTAAGGCGTTTTGTGTTCTGACAAGTACCTCTCACTGATCTCTATCCACCTTATTCCTACGCCCCATGACCCTTTTTCGTGAATTATGGGTGTAACTTCTGTTAAGCTGTAAATCAGTAAAAGGCTCGCTTTATGAATGCAAaatatgttattgtttttttcaacTGGGCACAATGAGATGACATTATTCTACTCACCCATTCAAccatcaaacataaaaataacagtgTAAAAAGATAAACGGGAACTTTCAACAAACCATGAATAACCCCAAAAGCCAGATTTGTTCAACAGCAATAACAGATGGGTGAAATATCACTGTAGTAATATCtgtattatgtaatatatgttgCCTTAATAAAATATGCCATAGATATTCTTATAACATGTCATTCTGTATCACtctgtgttgtttattttttttttattataaaacatgaaGGGAAATCGACAGCTCATTCAAATAGAAGTTCCCCAAACCGGAAGTGGCAACCATAATTCAAAACGCAGTAGGCTTCAGTGGATACTGTGGCATTAAAAAGGAAAGTCTTTGTTACTGTGGCAAATGGGATAAAGTCCCTTTGGtgaaaaaggccaagtactgtaTAAGAAGACCTTTATCCCAACCtccattaatattttatataggatcttaaagattttttttttttaagtgatgtaTGTATTGTTAACTAAAGTTGTGATCATTGTTTGTGTTGTTGGTTGAGCCTTTGCCTAAAGGCTATTTTCTACCCCATTAGGGTTAGACAATaaagcttttgtcatttttttaggCGCTGCTGGTATGTCTGCAACAGCAACAGCTGGTGTGGCATCTGTGGGCGCTGCTGCAGGAGCTCTAGTAAGTGGGGCAGTCGGTTTGTTGAAGAAGATGAGGAAATGAGAAATGTACTGGAGTCCAGAGAGCTTCTGTTTACAGCCGGCTACCATGAAAAGAGTTTAGCAGCAGCCTTTGAGTTAATTTTCTGTAGCTTGATTTTAAGTGTTTAGCTAAATTTTAAAAATAAGGATGTAAGCAcccaaaacttgaaaaaaaaaatctgtgattttTCATTTGGCACTTTGTAACTAAAATTATACTGTGGCTCTAGGCTAGATACGTGGTCTGTGTTTAAATTTATGTACTAAAAGCACTTTTACATTGTGTTTAcatcatgtgcagaattattcatattcactgTTTTTCATAGATTGCAAAAATGTACAGTAACTACTTTAAAATGAATCCATGTAGTAAATTCATGTTGCTAATAATGTGATTAAATTTGAATTCTGTCACCGGAATCCTGTTTGTCTTCgtcttgttttaattttctgcagaAAATGAGCTGGTTTACACACAGCTTGCTGTCTGTGTGCAAAGAGGTGAACAAACAGACTTACAGTAGCTTATAAAGACAACGTTTCAAGGTGACGCCCTTTGGTCCTCAGCTTTTGACCAACTAGGAGACTCCATGGAGAGTCTCCTCCATCACACCATGTCATATCTGATACATTGCTAACGTTCATAAAAACATGTAAAGACTGACATGTATGCAAACACCTGGCAACTTTACAGTGGAATAAGTTTCTTGttataattaaattgttgatCTTGTTCTTCTAAATTGTACAATGAAAATATTGGCCCATTAAGAAATCATTAACAGATTCTTTAGGAAACCATGAAGTTATTAAATGGCTTTGCTTCTAAAAGTGCACTCACAGTGATCCCACAGAAGAGCCATTTTTGaacaacattttattattctGAAGAACCATTTTcctctataaagaaccttttgtgaaattaAAGGTTACAGTTCACACTACCACAATAAACTTCTGTTACAGAGTAACTGTCACCATTAAGATGACAAGGAATCCGAACATTTTTCTCAGTTGACATTTACtattatatcttaaaatgtaaatgaatggaaTTATCAAGTTAAACATGTTCAAGAAGACAAAAGACAATCACTTCTTTTTCCACACAAATGCAGTTTGTTAGGGTGTTGCAGAAATACTCCCATTCAGTTCTGGTTTTCCCGGATGGAGTCAGACGGCATGTGATTTCCCGCCCCTGAGATGTTTCGGTTTTGTCACGTCATTACTTCTTGTGCAGCGTACATTACAGCGGCACAAATCCGTgtgcatataaaaaaaagcacCATTCTCGTTCTGTACGATCTATTAGACCATGAAACGTGGTAAGTACCTCAAACGTTTGCTTCTGGTGAATATGAGATATATATGCAGTTGTATAGCATGAGGCAAAATCTAATCGATGtgggtaaaagtttttttttttttttgctgtatttaaaataaacacaacactcGATCagaaaacttaataataatattttagaaatgtgCTGTTCAAATAGAATTATTTGTGAGTTAGAGCTGGAATTTTGAAGAAGAAATTTTAGTATTtagaagaaagaagaaaatatatatatttagtaaatgaCGAGATGAATTTACAATTCAAAAGCAAATAATAGGTCTTAGATTGTCCCAAAAGGCTGTATACTACACGGATTAACTGACTGACTTTCTTACTCCATTTTACAGTCTAACTGATAAATAAGCAAAACGTATAAATGAACTATTTATTTAGGAGTATCTTTCAAAATGTTATTCAAATGCAATATTTTTCAGACAATTGCCagtgaacataaaaaaaaggtatttCAATATAATTTAGGGTTTGTAtagggttgcaaaggggtggaTTATTTCCATAGCAAAAGTGTTATATAAAATTATGGCAGTTACATACATTTTAAGAGCTTTAGAATGTTTATTGATTTAATAAGCTTCTTGTTTTGTGATTTCATAATAGAAACGggttcaaaattaattttaaaaaaaagaaaagaaaaaaagatatatatgatGGTTTCTTGAGTTCTGATGTCTTATAAATTCCATAGGAACTTAATCTGGGGAATTCTGGAAATATTCAAGTTTTAATTAATTGGAATTAATTGGAAATTTGGGGAAACTGTatcatatactgtacaaacttACATTTTGTTTGGTCATAAGTTCACATGCATGCAAACTAGTacaaatttttaaaatatatatttttttattttattaactatttatttgtttatttttatactgtgatactttttttcagaattcattCATCTTGCTATTTAGTCCAATCTTTTGTGTGCAGGATTCAATAAATTATCTGTGCATGTTATAGATGAATGCACAGTGTAGAGTGTGCTGTCTGCAGTAAGTGTGCTGTGTGCTTGTGATTGAAGAATGGACAGGGTTGGAATTCAACTGAAAATGCAATGAATCTGCATTAAATTTTCAACTACATTTTAGTTCCCTGTTCCTGACATTTTGCAGATTCCCATTAATTCCCATGGAATTTTTCCAGTCTTGAAAATTCACAGAATTTTGCAACccttaatttgtaaataatttctGCAGTGATTTTATCAGTTTTATCCATTTTCAGGACTGTTCACCATAATCGGGGTCACAGCAGGGGCAGGTAACTGTGTTCTGATGATTTTTTCTTTACATGAAAGCACAGTTGTACAGaagataattatttgtatttatgtccATTAGTCGGTGCGGTTGCATTGGCCCCGCTGGCACTCACCATGGCTGGATTCACCTCTGCAGGTATAGCAGCAAGTTCTTTGGCTGCCAGCATGATGTCATCAGCAGCCATTGCCAATGGAGGTGGTGTGGCTGCAGGAAGTTTGGTCGCTCTCCTCCAGTCTGCAGGTAttctttattaaaatttaatttgcctgtccattttaaaggaatagttaaccatAAAACATACCCCTATGTCATTTCCAAAATGTTCCTGAAGATTTAGCAAATTTTTGGTGATGCGAAGATTGTTCTCCCTGGTCAGGTGCTGCTGGACTGTCTGCAGGTTTGACAGCAGCCGTGGCATCTGTGGGTGGAGCTGCAGGGGCTGTAATAGGTGGAGCTGCAGATTTGCTCTCTCATTCCAGGGGTCCACCTTCACTTGAGAATGAAGATGATGGAGATGAAGAACAGGAGGATGCAGAGATGATGAATTTGCAAGAGGCCAAAGAGCTTATGCCAAAATAAGGGCCTCTGATAATAACAGATAACAATGCGTTTGTGTGAGCACTTTGTATGCACATGTTAATGTTATGCTTGTACAGGTAAAATGTGCATGtataaggtgtattttttttttattaaacaattaaagcATGGTTTTAATATGAGAAATTGTAATTAAAAGGATTTGTGTCCTTGAATATCATAATTAAATATTCTGATTCTGTTATGTACCTTTTTAATACTTTCTAGGCTGATTTGAAACAATCTCTATTTTATAAAACACTACAaaatgaaggtgacttgacttaattaACTGTCTTGTCATTTAAAGTAGTTTGAACAATTGTCATAATGCTGTTATTTGCAacctattaataaaaaataaaaaaagaaggaatGAACTTTGTTCTTTTTCCTGGCTTTATGCACTTTACAcattttctgtgtggatcagggccgtgcacagaccttttgaggggcatgtgctgaaactgaaaaagggccgATCGTCATTGGCGCcaatacaggatggctgcctccgtgacgtgctctgcagttgtttttgttagtttgtcctgtctttagttatattcctgcaatcagtttcaccagggatgaatcGACTATTTTGATGTTTTGCTGGACATTCTTGTCGGCGGAGTGACTGCGCTGATCACACGCTTCAAGAGGATGCGGAGACGGGGAAAAAGAGCTGGATTTCGAATGCCATTGCCTAGcttccatctggcaaatctccgctctctacccaacaaaacggacaaactgcttctgctctcttggacaaataaggatttctcacactctgctgctctgtgtttcacggaaacttgGCTGAATGACTCCATACCGGACAGCACGCTCCATCTGCTGGACTTTCAGCTATTCAGAACGGACCGCGaagcagaatcaacggggaaatcgcgaggtggcgggacatgcttttacatcagtgAACGGTGgggtacagatgtaactgtgttaaagaagatgtgctgtcctgatctagaaatgcagtttgtcaactgcaagccgttctattcgccgcaggagtttcactcgttcattctggtgagtgtttacattcctccgcaagcgcacgtgagctcagctttacagaaactcgctgagcTTCTTTTGTCTTTTGAAGTTTCTGtttatctgtgaatcctgaaaaaaaatgtaatgtaaccgtttccacaaaaatgttgttcagctgttttcaatgttgataataatcagaaatgtttcttgagcagcaaatcataaaCTTATACTGATTTctgtagatcatgtgacactgaagactggagaaatgaggctgaaatcacagaaataaatcagattttaacatatattcacatagaaatcatctattttaaattctaatatactatttcacaatattgctgatttcactgtatttttgattaaataaatgcagccttggtaaacagTTTCTGACTTTATCTAATGATCTAATCGACCCCAAAtttttgagcagtagtgtatgAATTAAGcttgtttaattattaaattactattTAGTTGTTAAATTTCAATCACGTTGTATTTTAACTCAAAATATAATGTTTCaaatattttactaatttttctttacatcctaaaagagttctatattttttagaaaaaaagaatacattttactgatcacaaacttttgaactctagtgtttattgttagaaaagtcttctattttaaataaatgctcttctttttaacttttcattcatcaaagaatcctaaaagaaGTATCAGCAGTatcagtttcagcagcacaactctgataataaatcatcatattagaatgattttgaagatcatgtgattcaagattcaagattttcattcgtcacatataaaattatatatagaatatatataaccagcagtgaaatgtgagtcaggtccactccatggacagtgcaattattaaagaaaacaacacagatgaaaatatacataaatatagctatgtaagaatgaaataaaagtaaacaatgcaaatataagaataaaatataaaaaagctgtatattgtaaaattaaatatagaacgcaaagtaatgtgcatgaatgtaaactgtagtcttaaatattaagatgtacaggtatgtacaatgtgcatatgttGCCCCCTTGGACAATAACAAAAAATGTGCTCTGAGTATTTGTTTAAGGACAGGCAATGTTAAATCTGTTCTACTCTCCAGATAACTTCTCAAATTGACACCTGGGATGATGGCTTGAATGACTGCCTCAACAATTTCTCCCTCATCATAACCCCTTTTGCATGCCCTGTGAATCTGTCTGTCCAGGCTGGTAAAGTTTAATTTGTCTCTCTGGACAGGTTCACCAATTTGTCCAATTATTTTGAGTTCTTTTTTGTACACTGGATGCACTAGTGTGACATTTTCTCCTGAAACTGATGAATTTGGCATTTTTCGGTCTGTTCTGTTGCAGTGTTTATCACAGGCTTTTTTGATGCAATTCCACTAACGCCCACAGAGTGGTGCTCCAGGTCAACTTTTTGCTGTCCCTCGTTGGTTTGCTCATTTTCTGCACTGGATGATCTCTCGGTTTTCTCTTCATCAATATTTATAAAACTGTCAATTTTCCCTTTGTATCTAATAACATAGATAGTCCTTCATCTTCAAGTGAAACAACCTCATCTCCCTCTAAATACTGCAGAATACGTCTCCTCAGCGCGCGAGGCGTGTGTCTCATCCTCCCTCACATTTAGCATTAACATTTCACAGAAATCTCTCAGTTGCGAAGCAGATAACTCTAGCAATTTACCCTCTATTTCATCCAGCGTCTCTTCCCACACAGTCAACATTATGGCCACTCAATGAACAGATTAACTCACTTTTGCAGTTGTTTTTCCGCCGTTTCAAAGCCCACTGTGATTCGCGGCTCGTTCTCAGCTCGCACTGCACTCGCGGCTCGTTTCATCACTCGATGGCCGCTCTGCACTTACCGCTCTATTCCTCCCGAAATCCGTCACAAACCGAGCAGAAACACCAATTTTATGTTGCCCCCTTGGACAATAACAACGacagcttttcttttcttgtagATTTATTTGCCCCggttatttttctcttttgttttctgtgaCAGATTCTGGGGCTGAAAGTTTTTACATGAACAAAACGTGTTAACTCTCATTCTTCTCACAGCGCCCCCAACAGTATACATAATTTCTGAAACTTTCAACATTTATTCTCTACATTATATTAGTAACAAATATCTACAATAAACACAgacatgaaacaaattaaataattatttgaggTCCTTACACATATGCatttgatctgaatcaaccgagtcgcgaacatgctccgaagtgccgatctgaatcaacggagtcgcgaacagtctccgaagtgcccatctgaatcaacggagtcgcgaacaggctccgaagtgcccatctgaatcaacggagtcgcgaacaggctccgaagtgcccatctgaatcaacagagtcgcgaacatgctccgaagtgccgatctgaatcaaccgagtcgcgaacatgctccgaagtgccgatctgaatcaaccgagtcgcgaacaggctccgaagtgccgatctgaatcaaccgagtcgcgaacatgctccgaagtgccgatctgaatcaacggagtcgcgaacaggctccgaagtgcccatctgaatcaacagagtcgcgaacatgctccgaagtgccgatctgaatcaaccgagtcgcgaacatgctccgaagtgccgatctgaatcaaccgagtcgcgaacaggctccgaagtgccgatctgaatcaaccgagtcgcgaacatgctccgaagtgccgatctgaatcaaccgagtcgcgaacaggctccgaagtgccgatctgaatcaaccgagtcccgaacaggctccgaagtgccgatctgaatcaacggagtcgcgaacagatctgaatcaacggagtcgcgaagaGGCTCCGagtccgaagtcccgatctgaatcaacggagtcgcgaacaggctccgaagtttttttttttttttttttttttttttttttattaacattttgtcaaaatacaattttaaaacgtAAACCAAGTTGAATCAATATACAGCTTCATAAATCTGATCTTAACAAGAACAAAATAAGAGACAGGAAAagatctgaaataaaatagaaaaaaataaaaaaaaaataaataaaaaacacatagatACATAATTGAAAAACACTTAGGGGTCtgcattaaagttaaaataatgaaataatttgattgttttgtttaatttgttgttctttttttttaaattttcaatgCTGTTCCAATATTTTTTAAGGTCTGTAATTCTGAAATTGTAAAAGGAGGGTTTGCTTCTTTGCCAAATCATTTTGTGCAGATAATATttagctaaaataataattaagttaattacatatttttcattGGCTAATAAATTTGGCTCAGTGACTATAAgaagaacaggctccgaagtgccgatgtGAAAACtccgaccaaagaatgtaaaaaaa is a window from the Carassius gibelio isolate Cgi1373 ecotype wild population from Czech Republic chromosome A13, carGib1.2-hapl.c, whole genome shotgun sequence genome containing:
- the LOC128025997 gene encoding interferon alpha-inducible protein 27-like protein 2A; the protein is MSRALIITAGAAGAVLLAPFALGMAGFTTAGITAGSVAAGMMSSAAISSGGGVASGSLVALLQSAGAAGMSATATAGVASVGAAAGALVSGAVGLLKKMRK
- the LOC128026754 gene encoding interferon alpha-inducible protein 27-like protein 2A; translation: MKRGLFTIIGVTAGAVGAVALAPLALTMAGFTSAGIAASSLAASMMSSAAIANGGGVAAGSLVALLQSAGAAGLSAGLTAAVASVGGAAGAVIGGAADLLSHSRGPPSLENEDDGDEEQEDAEMMNLQEAKELMPK